The following proteins are encoded in a genomic region of Hymenobacter siberiensis:
- a CDS encoding zinc-dependent metalloprotease: MAPALAARYPQLATYAGHGLDEPTASVRLETSPAGIHAQVLNLTSTLVIEADPGTANRYQSHSDALPEFACGALPVPGRVQRPAGGTAPTPPAPYGSQLRVLRLAMAATGEYTQQLGGNTMANALASMVTLVNSLNAVYERDLAVRLQLVGNNDQLIFTDATTDPYTNNNLASLLTENQSKIDQVIGSGNYELGHVLGYRSGGYSGVAYVDVTCYDPYKASGASTGSSAALMATVVIHEIGHQLGSEHTFNGDQGNCGGGNRSLTLAFEPGAGNTIMSYDSRCAPDNVGAGIDYFHAGSLSTIVPSLNCGSFTTTGNQPPSLSVPASNTYTIPQGTPFTLAGNGTDPNGDVLTYSWEELDIGNASGLAGAATDASGPPLFRSFAPETSPARTFPNLTSLLANTASLGEILPQVARTLNFRLTARDNHSGVTGANVTMAVASAGPFAVTAPGAALTAAAGSTYTLTWSVLGTDQAPVSCPNVQALFSTDGGLTFPTVLLASTPNDGIQSVQLPNVNTTQGRIKIQALNNVFFAINNANITLAGPLSVELTAFTAEAHGPTAYLSWHTASEKNNAGFAIETSADGTIFRRLGWVPGPGSSSTPRSYQFDDVALATYPGPTVYYRLRQVDNNGPESLSPVRAVHVPASAVARLQMWPNPAAGTVTVTGLVAGQLVLVLDLSGRVRLSAMQADSSTLRLELAALAPGLYVVRGNGTTVRLVVN; encoded by the coding sequence ATGGCCCCCGCGCTGGCGGCCCGTTATCCGCAGCTGGCCACCTACGCCGGGCACGGGCTCGACGAGCCCACCGCCTCAGTGCGCCTCGAAACCTCACCCGCCGGAATACACGCCCAGGTGCTTAATCTCACCAGCACCCTCGTTATCGAAGCCGACCCCGGTACCGCCAACCGCTACCAGAGCCACTCCGACGCGCTGCCGGAGTTTGCCTGCGGGGCCTTGCCGGTGCCCGGCCGGGTGCAACGGCCCGCCGGGGGCACCGCGCCCACCCCACCCGCGCCATATGGCAGCCAATTGCGCGTGCTGCGGCTGGCCATGGCCGCCACCGGCGAGTACACCCAGCAGCTGGGTGGCAACACCATGGCCAATGCCCTAGCCAGCATGGTAACACTGGTGAATTCCCTGAACGCGGTGTATGAGCGCGACCTGGCCGTGCGCCTGCAGCTGGTAGGCAACAACGACCAGCTCATTTTCACCGATGCCACCACCGACCCTTATACCAACAACAACCTCGCAAGCTTGCTGACTGAGAACCAAAGTAAGATAGACCAAGTCATTGGCTCCGGCAACTACGAACTGGGCCATGTGCTGGGCTACCGCAGCGGCGGCTACTCGGGCGTGGCTTACGTAGATGTGACTTGCTACGACCCGTACAAAGCCAGCGGCGCTTCCACCGGGAGCTCAGCGGCCCTGATGGCCACCGTGGTAATCCACGAAATAGGCCACCAGCTCGGCTCCGAGCATACATTTAATGGCGACCAGGGCAATTGCGGCGGCGGTAACCGCAGCCTCACGCTGGCCTTCGAGCCGGGTGCGGGCAACACCATCATGTCGTACGACTCGCGCTGCGCCCCCGACAACGTGGGCGCGGGCATCGACTATTTTCACGCCGGCAGCCTGAGTACCATCGTGCCCAGCCTAAACTGCGGCAGCTTCACGACCACCGGCAACCAGCCGCCCAGCCTGAGCGTGCCGGCCAGCAACACCTACACCATTCCGCAGGGCACCCCCTTCACCCTCGCCGGCAACGGCACCGACCCCAACGGCGACGTCCTCACCTATTCCTGGGAAGAGCTGGACATAGGCAATGCCAGCGGCCTGGCCGGTGCGGCCACCGATGCTTCGGGTCCGCCGCTGTTTCGCAGCTTTGCGCCCGAGACCAGCCCGGCCCGCACGTTTCCCAACCTGACATCGCTGCTGGCCAACACGGCCTCGCTGGGCGAAATACTGCCCCAGGTGGCTCGCACCCTCAATTTCCGCCTCACGGCGCGCGACAACCACAGCGGCGTGACGGGGGCCAACGTGACCATGGCCGTGGCCTCGGCCGGACCCTTTGCCGTGACGGCCCCCGGCGCGGCTCTCACGGCGGCTGCCGGCAGCACCTACACCCTCACATGGAGCGTGTTGGGCACCGACCAGGCCCCAGTGAGCTGCCCCAATGTGCAGGCACTTTTCTCGACTGATGGGGGCCTGACCTTCCCCACCGTGCTGCTGGCCAGCACGCCCAACGATGGCATCCAATCGGTGCAGCTCCCCAATGTGAATACGACCCAGGGTCGCATCAAAATTCAGGCGCTGAACAACGTGTTTTTTGCCATCAATAATGCCAACATTACCCTGGCAGGCCCCTTGTCCGTGGAGCTGACTGCCTTCACGGCCGAAGCCCACGGCCCCACGGCGTACCTGAGCTGGCACACGGCTTCGGAGAAAAACAACGCTGGCTTTGCCATCGAGACTTCTGCCGATGGCACGATTTTCCGCCGCCTGGGCTGGGTACCCGGCCCGGGCAGCAGCAGCACGCCCCGCAGCTATCAGTTCGACGATGTGGCCCTGGCCACCTACCCCGGCCCCACGGTGTACTACCGCTTGCGCCAGGTGGACAACAACGGCCCCGAAAGCCTGTCGCCGGTACGCGCCGTGCACGTGCCCGCCAGCGCGGTGGCCCGGCTGCAGATGTGGCCCAATCCGGCCGCTGGCACGGTTACGGTGACGGGCCTTGTAGCCGGCCAGCTGGTGCTGGTGCTGGATTTGTCCGGCCGGGTGCGCCTATCAGCTATGCAAGCCGACAGCAGTACGCTTCGGCTGGAGCTGGCGGCCCTTGCGCCGGGCCTATACGTGGTGCGCGGCAACGGCACCACCGTGCGCCTGGTGGTTAACTAA
- a CDS encoding enolase-like domain-containing protein, translated as MGQYFAPALMGRDALDFAGNLAELDRIIYGNSSIKSAFDIAWHDTAAQHAGQLLYEFLGGKNDKVLTTDMTVSLGPPAKMQADAVRFQREGFPAIKVKLGGHWSRAPAAHRRQPGLGDGR; from the coding sequence GTGGGGCAGTATTTTGCCCCCGCGCTCATGGGCCGCGATGCGCTGGATTTTGCCGGTAACCTCGCCGAGCTGGACCGCATCATTTACGGCAACAGCAGCATCAAAAGCGCTTTCGATATTGCCTGGCACGACACCGCGGCCCAGCACGCGGGCCAGCTGCTCTATGAATTCCTGGGTGGGAAAAACGACAAAGTTCTCACCACCGACATGACCGTGAGCCTCGGCCCGCCCGCCAAAATGCAGGCCGATGCCGTGCGCTTTCAGCGGGAGGGCTTCCCGGCCATCAAAGTGAAGCTGGGCGGGCATTGGTCCCGCGCACCCGCTGCGCATCGACGCCAACCAGGGCTGGGCGACGGCCGATAA
- a CDS encoding esterase/lipase family protein: protein MSDSDPKPPSRFRRALGAVGRAAMLPVRGASYVVRVGQAHQHFFLPVLNGALGDQLATRFDPRAIQMSFRRGGQDVAVADLHLIEPHQKTVVYIHGLMGDELIWQTSFQDPAGSRRYGPRLAEETHSRGLYLRFNSGLHLSENGRELNRLLTELVNTWPDAIGELVLVGHSMGGLIIRSAGYYGSELKVKSEELRVVSDESATTSDQNQLLTLNSQLSTNNSPWLAHLRSIFLIGTPNDGSWLEQNSHFTARLLERINLFPTRFLSKALNQRSNGIKDLRYSILVDEDWQNAHANDLTPPRTPVPPLPGVKYHILMGSWLRATRPSALREYFGDGLVGHGSARGHATFGDEAALPAGASVRTAVFNQQHHGGLLTHPEVFQYLKQWA, encoded by the coding sequence ATGTCTGATTCTGACCCCAAGCCGCCCTCCCGCTTCCGCCGTGCCCTGGGGGCCGTGGGGCGGGCTGCAATGCTGCCCGTGCGCGGGGCCAGCTACGTGGTGCGCGTGGGCCAGGCGCACCAGCATTTTTTTCTACCCGTGCTCAATGGGGCCCTCGGCGACCAGCTGGCTACCCGCTTCGACCCGCGCGCCATCCAGATGAGCTTCCGGCGGGGCGGGCAGGACGTGGCCGTGGCCGACCTGCACCTCATCGAGCCACACCAGAAAACGGTGGTTTATATCCACGGTCTGATGGGCGATGAGCTCATCTGGCAAACCAGTTTTCAGGACCCGGCCGGCAGCCGCCGCTACGGCCCGCGCCTGGCCGAAGAAACCCACAGCCGCGGCCTCTACCTACGCTTCAATTCCGGCCTGCACCTCTCCGAAAACGGCCGCGAGCTCAACCGCCTCCTCACCGAGCTGGTGAATACCTGGCCCGATGCCATCGGCGAGCTCGTGCTGGTGGGCCACAGCATGGGCGGGCTGATTATCCGCTCGGCAGGCTACTATGGAAGTGAGTTAAAAGTTAAAAGTGAAGAGTTAAGAGTTGTTAGTGATGAGTCGGCCACAACTTCCGACCAAAATCAACTCTTAACCCTTAACTCTCAACTCTCAACTAATAACTCCCCCTGGCTGGCGCATCTGCGCTCCATTTTCCTCATCGGCACGCCCAACGATGGCTCGTGGCTGGAGCAGAACTCGCACTTCACGGCGCGGCTGCTGGAACGCATCAACCTGTTTCCCACCCGCTTTCTCAGCAAGGCCCTCAACCAGCGCAGCAACGGCATCAAGGACCTGCGCTACTCCATTCTGGTGGATGAGGACTGGCAGAATGCCCACGCCAACGACCTCACGCCGCCGCGCACGCCCGTGCCGCCGCTGCCCGGCGTGAAATATCATATTCTGATGGGTTCCTGGCTACGGGCCACCCGACCCTCGGCCCTGCGCGAGTATTTCGGCGATGGGCTGGTGGGCCACGGCAGCGCCCGGGGCCACGCCACCTTCGGCGATGAAGCGGCCCTGCCCGCCGGGGCCAGCGTCCGCACGGCCGTATTCAACCAGCAGCACCACGGCGGCCTGCTCACGCATCCGGAGGTGTTTCAGTACCTCAAGCAGTGGGCCTGA
- a CDS encoding enolase C-terminal domain-like protein: MRAASPIPIMAAESCGDEHDAARLIQLQACQMLNIKLGKSSGFHRAQKIAQLGQAAGLTLQVGGFLESRLGMTAAAHLAFSNPAIQHCDFDTPLMFAADPVVGGFRYRPGRWHRRGLAAPRRAGAFLISRPCSRFVPTISQALLPRLVGLSRTTA; this comes from the coding sequence GTGCGGGCGGCCTCGCCCATTCCAATCATGGCCGCCGAAAGCTGCGGCGACGAGCACGACGCGGCCCGCCTTATCCAGCTGCAAGCCTGCCAGATGCTGAATATCAAGCTGGGCAAGTCCTCGGGCTTCCATCGGGCGCAAAAAATAGCGCAGCTGGGCCAGGCCGCCGGCCTCACGTTGCAAGTGGGCGGCTTCCTCGAATCGCGCCTCGGTATGACGGCCGCCGCCCACTTGGCCTTCAGCAACCCGGCCATCCAGCACTGCGATTTCGATACCCCGCTCATGTTTGCGGCAGACCCGGTGGTGGGTGGCTTCCGCTACCGGCCTGGGCGCTGGCATCGACGAGGCCTGGCTGCGCCGCGCCGAGCAGGTGCATTTTTGATAAGCCGGCCCTGCTCACGGTTTGTTCCAACTATTTCCCAAGCCCTGTTACCTCGGCTGGTGGGGCTGAGCAGGACTACTGCCTAG
- a CDS encoding POT-type proton-dependent oligopeptide transporter has protein sequence MMPSTAADAPASSTTAAPVRFPRALPFIIGSEVAERFSYYGMMTILPTFLVAQFFNPTHSAALTAGAEARANALVHSFSALGYALPVVGALLADWVLGKYRVILYLSILYCGGHVLLSAFNNDLSGFRLGLLVVAMGMGGIKSNVTANLGDQFTPANAVLLPKAYGWFQMSIDVGAALATILTPLLYQHFGPAVAFGVPGLLMATAALTFWAGRRRYVRVPPTGLRAGLRKVLGAGEDRAALRRVGVVFAFVPVLWILNEQSSSEWVLQATHLNRELWPGFRPLAEQLQLSGIIFGIGLNPLFTYKLYPALARRGLQPTPLRRMGAGMVIATLGVLIVGAIQTRVDAGSHPSAWWQILAYCVLVGGVIMVAITGLEYAYTHATRSLKSLTTSLWVLTIAAANFGLSLVNGSIARGGWLAGLHGANFYWFTAGLMAVNVTLFVLVASRLPEKTYVGAEPLESRAAQNPSA, from the coding sequence ATGATGCCTTCCACCGCTGCCGACGCTCCTGCATCTTCCACTACGGCCGCGCCGGTGCGCTTCCCGCGTGCCCTCCCTTTCATTATCGGCAGCGAGGTGGCCGAGCGGTTCAGCTACTATGGCATGATGACCATTCTGCCCACGTTTCTGGTGGCGCAGTTTTTCAATCCCACGCACAGCGCGGCCCTCACGGCCGGGGCCGAGGCACGGGCCAACGCGCTGGTGCACTCGTTTTCGGCCTTGGGCTACGCCCTGCCGGTGGTGGGCGCGCTGCTGGCCGACTGGGTATTGGGCAAGTACCGCGTCATTCTCTATTTGTCGATTCTGTACTGCGGCGGGCACGTGTTGCTTTCCGCATTCAACAATGATTTGAGCGGCTTCCGGCTGGGGCTGCTGGTGGTGGCCATGGGCATGGGCGGCATAAAGTCGAACGTGACGGCCAACCTCGGCGACCAGTTCACGCCGGCCAACGCGGTGCTGCTGCCCAAGGCCTACGGCTGGTTTCAGATGAGCATTGATGTGGGGGCGGCGCTGGCCACCATCCTCACGCCGCTGCTCTACCAACATTTCGGGCCGGCCGTGGCCTTCGGTGTGCCGGGCCTGCTGATGGCCACGGCGGCCCTCACCTTCTGGGCCGGGCGACGGCGCTACGTGCGCGTGCCGCCCACCGGCCTGCGCGCAGGCCTGCGCAAGGTGCTGGGCGCCGGCGAAGACCGGGCCGCCTTGCGCCGCGTGGGCGTGGTGTTTGCCTTCGTGCCGGTGCTCTGGATACTGAACGAGCAAAGCTCCTCGGAATGGGTGCTGCAGGCCACGCACCTCAACCGCGAGCTGTGGCCGGGCTTCCGGCCCCTGGCCGAGCAGCTGCAGCTATCGGGCATCATCTTTGGCATCGGGCTGAACCCGCTGTTCACGTACAAGCTGTATCCGGCCCTGGCCCGGCGTGGGCTGCAGCCTACGCCACTGCGCCGCATGGGCGCGGGCATGGTCATTGCCACGCTGGGCGTGCTCATTGTGGGCGCTATTCAAACGCGGGTAGATGCCGGCAGCCATCCCTCGGCCTGGTGGCAGATTCTGGCCTACTGCGTGCTGGTGGGTGGCGTTATTATGGTAGCCATCACGGGGCTCGAATATGCCTACACCCACGCCACGCGCTCGCTGAAAAGCCTCACCACGTCGCTGTGGGTGCTCACCATTGCGGCGGCCAACTTCGGGCTGAGCCTAGTGAATGGCAGCATTGCGCGCGGCGGCTGGCTGGCCGGACTGCACGGGGCCAACTTTTACTGGTTCACGGCCGGGCTGATGGCCGTGAACGTGACCCTGTTTGTGCTGGTGGCTTCGCGGCTGCCCGAAAAAACATACGTCGGGGCCGAGCCGTTGGAGTCCCGAGCGGCCCAGAACCCTTCTGCATGA
- a CDS encoding flavin reductase family protein gives MRHLTAADIAGFEKVYRLNLVNGLPGFKSANLVGTAAPDGMTNLAVFSSALHLGSDPALLGIITRPTTVPRHTYANLKASGCYTLNHVPEALAAQAHYTSANFPDTVSEFDACGFTAEYRDGFPAPYVAESAVSIGLRLLEEHHISNGTVLLVGTVEHVYLRDELLRPDGTLDLAAVGTAAISGLDGYHAVLPPVRFGYARVGQLPVAERPA, from the coding sequence ATGCGCCACCTCACCGCCGCCGACATCGCCGGCTTCGAAAAAGTATACCGCCTCAACCTCGTCAACGGCCTACCAGGCTTCAAGTCGGCCAACCTGGTGGGTACCGCTGCGCCCGATGGCATGACCAACCTGGCCGTGTTCAGCTCGGCCCTGCACCTGGGTTCCGACCCGGCCTTGCTGGGCATTATCACGCGCCCCACCACCGTGCCGCGCCATACCTACGCCAACCTCAAAGCCAGCGGATGCTACACCCTCAACCACGTACCCGAGGCCCTGGCCGCCCAGGCCCACTACACCTCGGCCAACTTCCCGGATACGGTTTCGGAGTTTGATGCCTGCGGCTTCACAGCCGAATACCGCGACGGCTTCCCCGCGCCCTACGTGGCCGAAAGCGCCGTTAGCATCGGCCTGCGGCTGCTGGAGGAGCACCACATCAGCAACGGCACCGTGCTGCTGGTGGGCACCGTGGAGCACGTTTATCTGCGCGACGAGCTACTGCGCCCCGATGGCACGCTGGACCTGGCCGCCGTCGGCACGGCCGCCATTTCGGGCCTCGATGGCTACCACGCCGTGCTGCCGCCCGTGCGCTTCGGCTACGCCCGCGTGGGGCAGCTGCCAGTGGCCGAGCGCCCGGCTTAG
- a CDS encoding M28 family peptidase, translating to MLPQLRSLPRLLLAGLALAAPVAASAQKKPVAKSTNAESAIHEADIKRDLFALAGDHFRGREGGTLDELKASVWLADRIRETGMLPAGDDGTYFQWFNLQRTRLGKNSTLRIGNHEIKLNEDGVVTAPTNASITAPLVFVGSGSAAELAKVDIKGKAVAVQISGAPTDGISYRRYVFGKFAGQTAELVKAGAVAVVFVSDAPSQAIYDHWSHIYERGRYSLPGAASTKVVNTPPVIWLPASAASWVQQAGQQFTTELKVESFQYPSVNIVAKMPGTDAQLKKEYVLFSTHQDHDGVRAPIAGDSIYNGADDNATGCAALLAIMRAFKQQPGRRSALFVYQGSEERGLIGSTYFSAHPTVPQSSIVAVLNAEMMGRNVADSAALLGSTPPHMNSSDLVKTALSANQAGPKFKLDTEWDKPTHPEGWYFRSDHLPYARLGIPSIMYTSLLHVDYHTPRDEPSRIDYAKLTRMTQWMYLTGWAVANRTAPPAREPGFKLER from the coding sequence ATGCTCCCACAACTTCGCTCCCTGCCGCGCCTGCTGCTGGCCGGCTTAGCCCTGGCCGCCCCCGTGGCTGCTTCAGCCCAAAAGAAGCCCGTTGCCAAGTCCACCAACGCCGAAAGCGCCATTCACGAAGCCGACATCAAGCGCGACCTGTTTGCGCTGGCCGGCGACCATTTCCGGGGCCGCGAGGGCGGCACTCTGGATGAGCTGAAAGCCAGCGTGTGGCTCGCCGACCGCATCCGCGAAACGGGCATGCTGCCCGCTGGCGACGACGGCACCTACTTCCAGTGGTTCAACCTGCAGCGCACGCGCCTGGGCAAAAACAGCACCCTGCGCATTGGCAACCACGAGATTAAGCTGAACGAAGACGGCGTAGTAACCGCCCCCACCAACGCCAGCATTACGGCCCCGCTGGTATTTGTAGGCAGCGGCTCGGCGGCCGAGCTGGCCAAAGTCGATATCAAAGGCAAGGCTGTGGCCGTGCAGATTTCCGGAGCGCCGACGGATGGCATCAGCTACCGGCGCTACGTATTTGGCAAATTTGCCGGACAAACGGCCGAGCTCGTGAAGGCCGGTGCGGTGGCCGTAGTATTTGTCTCGGATGCGCCATCGCAGGCCATCTACGACCATTGGAGTCATATTTACGAGCGCGGGCGCTACAGCCTGCCCGGCGCGGCCAGCACCAAAGTGGTGAACACCCCGCCCGTGATATGGCTGCCCGCCAGCGCCGCCAGCTGGGTGCAGCAGGCGGGCCAGCAGTTTACGACCGAGCTGAAGGTGGAAAGCTTCCAGTACCCGTCCGTGAATATTGTGGCCAAAATGCCCGGCACTGACGCGCAATTGAAAAAGGAGTACGTTCTCTTCAGCACCCACCAGGACCACGATGGCGTGCGTGCGCCCATCGCCGGCGACTCGATTTATAACGGAGCCGACGACAACGCCACCGGCTGCGCGGCCCTGCTGGCCATCATGCGGGCCTTTAAGCAGCAGCCGGGCCGGCGCTCGGCCCTGTTCGTGTACCAAGGCTCGGAGGAGCGCGGGCTAATTGGCTCAACCTACTTCTCGGCCCACCCCACGGTGCCCCAATCCAGCATCGTGGCCGTGCTCAACGCCGAAATGATGGGCCGCAACGTGGCCGACAGCGCTGCCCTACTGGGCTCGACGCCGCCCCACATGAACTCGTCGGACCTCGTAAAAACCGCGCTGTCTGCCAACCAGGCCGGCCCCAAATTCAAGCTCGATACCGAGTGGGACAAGCCTACGCACCCCGAGGGCTGGTATTTCCGCTCCGACCACTTGCCCTACGCCCGCCTGGGCATCCCGTCCATCATGTACACCTCGCTGCTGCATGTTGATTACCACACGCCGCGCGACGAGCCCAGCCGCATCGACTACGCCAAGCTCACGCGCATGACGCAGTGGATGTACCTCACCGGCTGGGCCGTGGCCAACCGCACCGCGCCGCCGGCGCGGGAGCCCGGCTTCAAGCTGGAACGGTAA
- a CDS encoding thiol-disulfide oxidoreductase DCC family protein — MPNSVPDTILFDGVCNLCNGFVQFVIRRDPAGHFRFAALQSDAGRALLMAHGLTPAAVAAAPESVLLLSGGQLYSHSDAVLRIAEGLGGVWRVAGLGRVLPAAWRDAAYRFVARHRYRWFGRQESCMLPTPALKTRFL, encoded by the coding sequence ATGCCCAATTCTGTTCCTGATACCATCCTGTTCGACGGCGTGTGCAACCTCTGCAACGGCTTTGTGCAGTTCGTTATCCGCCGCGACCCGGCGGGCCACTTCCGCTTCGCGGCCCTGCAAAGCGACGCCGGCCGGGCCCTGCTGATGGCCCACGGCCTCACGCCGGCCGCCGTCGCGGCCGCCCCCGAATCGGTGCTGCTGCTGAGCGGCGGGCAGTTGTACTCGCATTCGGACGCCGTGCTGCGCATTGCCGAGGGCCTGGGCGGCGTATGGCGGGTAGCGGGCCTGGGCCGGGTGCTGCCCGCTGCCTGGCGCGATGCCGCCTACCGCTTCGTGGCCCGCCACCGCTACCGCTGGTTTGGCCGACAGGAAAGCTGCATGCTGCCCACGCCGGCCCTGAAAACGCGGTTTTTATGA
- a CDS encoding DUF885 domain-containing protein, whose translation MKQFLFVAVLLAGGAAAAQPARRPAPASRPAAPPSAPLAAVFERYSDRTNQLFPLAATAQGDHRFDDQLPNDQTQARRDTLKRFYTRYLGALRTFDRARLSANDQVSYDILAYELEQRLAGYQFNNWMIPFNQFYALPSSLAQLGAGTGAQPFATVADYDHWLGRLRGFPVWADSAIGNFRRGMKAGVVLPKALVPKMVSQLRALAVADPAKSLFYGPVKAFPASFAATDKARLTPLFEEAIRRDVAAPYQRLADFLETEYLPQARASSGVGALPQGAARYAYAAQVGTTTTRTPEQIYQTGLAEVDRIHAEMERVKAETGFKGDLKAYFAFVNTDPRFRPFKTEKEVLDAFRAIQARIEPGLPRLFGRTPKTGFEVRATEAFRAASASAEYNRGTPDGTRPGIFYVPILDPLTFNTAGNPAMETLFLHEAIPGHHYQVSLQQENTTLPKFRRFGGYSAFNEGWGLYAESLGPELGVFKDPYQHMGHLGAEIHRALRLVVDVGLHTGKLTREQAIAYMQANEAISEQGATAEVERYMAVPGQALSYKTGQLKISELRDRYRKQLGPKFDLRAFHNELLDGGSMPLTVLEKKMNAWAARQQ comes from the coding sequence ATGAAACAGTTTCTTTTTGTCGCCGTGCTACTGGCCGGCGGTGCGGCGGCGGCCCAGCCTGCCAGGCGGCCCGCTCCGGCTTCCCGGCCTGCCGCACCGCCCTCGGCCCCGCTGGCGGCAGTGTTCGAAAGATATTCCGACCGCACTAACCAGCTGTTTCCGTTGGCGGCCACGGCCCAGGGCGACCACCGCTTCGACGACCAGCTGCCCAACGACCAGACCCAGGCCCGACGCGACACGCTGAAGCGCTTCTACACGCGCTACCTCGGGGCATTGCGCACGTTCGACCGGGCCCGGCTCAGCGCCAACGACCAAGTGAGCTACGATATCCTGGCCTACGAGCTGGAGCAGCGGCTGGCCGGCTACCAGTTCAACAACTGGATGATACCCTTCAACCAGTTTTATGCCCTGCCCAGCAGCCTGGCCCAGCTGGGGGCGGGCACCGGCGCCCAACCCTTTGCCACCGTGGCCGACTACGACCACTGGCTGGGCCGCCTGCGCGGCTTCCCGGTCTGGGCCGATTCGGCCATCGGCAACTTCCGGCGCGGCATGAAGGCGGGCGTGGTGCTGCCCAAGGCCCTGGTGCCCAAAATGGTGAGCCAGCTGCGCGCCCTGGCCGTGGCCGACCCCGCCAAAAGCTTGTTCTACGGCCCCGTAAAGGCTTTCCCGGCCAGCTTCGCGGCGACCGACAAGGCCCGGCTGACGCCTTTGTTTGAGGAGGCCATTCGGCGCGACGTAGCGGCTCCGTACCAAAGGCTGGCCGACTTTCTGGAAACCGAATACCTGCCTCAGGCCCGGGCTTCGTCGGGTGTGGGTGCGCTGCCGCAGGGTGCCGCCCGCTACGCCTACGCCGCACAGGTAGGCACCACCACCACCCGCACCCCGGAGCAAATTTACCAGACCGGCCTGGCCGAAGTAGACCGCATCCACGCCGAGATGGAGCGGGTGAAAGCCGAAACCGGCTTCAAAGGCGACCTGAAGGCCTACTTCGCCTTCGTGAACACCGACCCGCGATTCCGGCCCTTCAAAACCGAAAAAGAGGTACTCGATGCCTTTCGGGCCATTCAGGCGCGCATCGAGCCGGGCCTGCCCCGGCTGTTTGGCCGCACGCCCAAAACCGGGTTTGAGGTGCGCGCCACTGAGGCCTTCCGGGCGGCTTCGGCTTCGGCCGAGTACAACCGCGGCACCCCGGACGGCACCCGGCCGGGCATTTTCTACGTGCCCATCCTCGACCCGCTCACCTTCAACACGGCCGGCAACCCGGCCATGGAAACGCTGTTTCTGCACGAGGCCATTCCGGGCCATCACTACCAGGTATCGTTACAGCAGGAAAACACCACTCTGCCTAAGTTCCGCCGCTTCGGCGGCTACTCGGCCTTCAACGAGGGCTGGGGCCTGTATGCCGAGAGCCTGGGGCCGGAACTAGGCGTATTCAAAGACCCCTACCAGCACATGGGCCACCTGGGAGCCGAAATCCACCGGGCCCTGCGCCTGGTGGTGGACGTGGGCCTGCACACCGGCAAGCTCACCCGCGAGCAGGCCATTGCCTACATGCAGGCCAACGAGGCCATCAGCGAGCAGGGTGCCACAGCCGAGGTGGAGCGCTACATGGCCGTGCCAGGGCAGGCCCTGAGCTACAAAACGGGCCAACTCAAAATCAGTGAGCTGCGCGACCGGTACCGCAAGCAGCTGGGGCCGAAGTTCGATCTGCGCGCCTTCCACAACGAGCTGCTCGACGGCGGCTCGATGCCGCTGACGGTGCTGGAAAAGAAGATGAACGCCTGGGCCGCCCGACAGCAGTAA